The Montipora capricornis isolate CH-2021 chromosome 6, ASM3666992v2, whole genome shotgun sequence genome has a window encoding:
- the LOC138054014 gene encoding hyaluronan mediated motility receptor-like translates to MDEKCTVEIIAPKSENDVLRKTIAYLYEQHKQWSERNKGLVCLANQLHDTIQEVASLEAQNRRLEESLARAENRIAQLSLMASNGNSSQGAIVTPGVSKKILECLSRENTRLKGVIRQMTARASGDAIDLATENCDLHDVIMKLRDDRDGKRQKIQELEKILHNIQDENVDGLKHQNVRLVHEVTELSRKLDVKQVFCETIVTENETLKRTMQSSEGEKMVYVREVKSVIGKSLAAREVMSQVWDEEGNGSNEESDNDDLEENSKILGGEDVEKRIGKEKGLRMESDTAGLHQQVRDLQRRVEHQHDLEAEKVNTLTAEIEQAKQERNALQQEKEQLQEQTNQIEQIIRDRDAEVKNLKGEVNGLRTSLSKAINAGEVLQKELDESRDENKLMQEALITYERDFKRECDEKRDTMHQLQEMKARLQHEMDKHAELNGRYRELMRRVSSSLGACRARVCPNETSLPDTPQPPRRSVRPVNELKCPVCHRMFPHYLLEDHMRDCSDE, encoded by the coding sequence ATGGACGAAAAATGCACTGTTGAAATTATCGCCCCAAAATCAGAGAACGATGTTTTACGCAAGACAATTGCGTATCTATACGAACAACATAAACAATGGAGTGAACGAAACAAGGGACTCGTATGTCTCGCGAATCAATTACACGACACCATTCAAGAAGTCGCGTCTCTAGAGGCCCAAAATCGACGACTGGAAGAGAGTCTTGCTAGAGCCGAAAATAGAATCGCGCAGTTGAGTTTGATGGCAAGTAACGGAAATTCTTCTCAGGGAGCCATTGTGACGCCTGGAGTGTCAAAAAAGATCTTAGAATGTCTCAGCCGAGAAAATACAAGGCTTAAAGGGGTCATACGGCAAATGACGGCCAGAGCTTCGGGGGACGCGATCGATTTGGCAACAGAAAATTGCGATCTACACGACGTCATCATGAAATTAAGGGATGATAGAGATGGAAAAAGGCAGAAGATACAGGAACTCGAGAAAATATTGCATAATATTCAAGACGAAAATGTAGATGGTTTAAAGCATCAAAATGTGCGTTTGGTGCACGAAGTCACAGAGCTATCGAGAAAGCTGGACGTCAAGCAAGTATTTTGCGAAACCATCGTCACCGAAAACGAGACTCTAAAAAGAACAATGCAATCGTCAGAGGGCGAAAAGATGGTCTACGTGCGCGAGGTAAAGTCAGTAATCGGGAAATCTCTGGCAGCGCGAGAGGTCATGAGTCAAGTTTGGGACGAAGAGGGCAACGGTTCTAACGAAGAAAGCGACAATGATGACTTGGAAGAAAATAGCAAAATACTTGGAGGTGAAGATGTGGAAAAACGGATAGGGAAAGAGAAAGGTTTGCGAATGGAAAGCGATACTGCCGGGTTACACCAACAGGTCCGAGACTTGCAAAGACGTGTTGAACACCAACACGATCTCGAAGCTGAAAAAGTGAATACGCTGACGGCGGAAATCGAACAAgctaaacaagagagaaacgccctgcaacaagaaaaagaacagCTACAAGAGCAGACAAATCAGATCGAACAAATTATCAGGGACCGTGACGCGGAGGTAAAAAATCTCAAAGGAGAAGTGAATGGTTTGCGTACGAGCCTTTCCAAAGCTATTAATGCGGGTGAGGTCTTACAGAAGGAATTGGATGAATCGCGAGATGAAAATAAGTTAATGCAAGAAGCTCTCATAACTTACGAGAGGGATTTTAAAAGAGAATGCGACGAAAAAAGAGATACCATGCATCAACTACAAGAAATGAAGGCAAGACTACAACACGAAATGGACAAACATGCAGAACTGAACGGGCGATACAGAGAATTGATGCGACGAGTATCGTCTTCGCTCGGCGCTTGTCGAGCTCGAGTATGTCCCAACGAGACTTCCCTACCGGATACACCCCAGCCCCCGAGGCGTTCGGTTCGACCAGTTAACGAATTGAAATGCCCCGTTTGCCACCGAATGTTTCCTCATTATTTGTTAGAGGATCACATGAGAGATTGCTCTGACGAATAA